One window from the genome of Elaeis guineensis isolate ETL-2024a chromosome 5, EG11, whole genome shotgun sequence encodes:
- the LOC105035372 gene encoding cytochrome P450 71A1, with the protein MESLLTLLAYSCLLLFPIAVFLCVKATWPIPRLPPGPLRLPIIGNLHQLGEHPYRSFRLLSEKYGSLMSLKLGCIPTIIISSPEMASEILKNQDHIFCTRPPLVAYKRYSYGGRDMAFSPYSDQWRQLRRIGMLEVFSAKRVQAFQSIRREEVNTLVQTILRQSSSGLVNLSEMSFCLFNNITTREIFSKRISRDGECTRSKYHDLLREMMSLLGGFILGDFFPWMEWLDVLTGTRARLERSFHGMDELLEEEIEKHMHGGSRDDFIGVLLELQKDLSLGFPLTKDHIKGIVMNVFVGGSDTSASTLEWGMTELMRNPMVLKKAQDEVRGLLGNKGKVEEDDVQQLRYLKLIIKEVLRLHPPAPLLIPHECMQDCKIKGYNIPKKTRAYINVWAISRDSRYWLDAEAFIPERFEDNDINFKGQHFELIPFGSGRRICPGMSLGIVSAELALANLLYKFNWDLPNGMSKEDMDMEEQFGLVIHRKSPLILVATPTSIAA; encoded by the exons ATGGAGTCCTTGCTTACTCTTTTAGCTTACTCATGTCTCCTCCTATTTCCAATAGCTGTATTCTTGTGTGTCAAGGCCACTTGGCCGATCCCGAGGCTCCCTCCTGGCCCGTTAAGGCTCCCAATCATCGGCAATCTTCATCAGTTGGGTGAGCATCCATATCGCTCATTCCGACTGCTTTCAGAGAAGTATGGCTCCCTCATGAGCCTAAAGCTTGGTTGCATACCAACCATCATCATATCCTCCCCGGAGATGGCCTCCGAGATTCTGAAGAACCAAGATCACATCTTTTGCACCAGGCCTCCACTCGTCGCCTACAAGCGATACTCTTATGGCGGACGAGACATGGCCTTCTCACCCTACAGCGACCAGTGGAGACAATTGAGGAGGATTGGCATGTTAGAAGTCTTCAGTGCAAAGAGGGTGCAAGCCTTTCAGTCCATAAGGAGGGAAGAAGTAAATACCCTAGTCCAAACTATATTAAGACAATCCTCGAGTGGTCTAGTGAATCTTAGTGAGATGTCTTTCTGCCTCTTTAATAATATCACTACTCGAGAAATCTTTAGCAAGAGGATTTCGAGGGATGGTGAGTGCACTAGGAGCAAATACCATGATCTCCTAAGGGAGATGATGTCTTTACTGGGTGGGTTTATTTTAGGGGACTTCTTTCCCTGGATGGAGTGGTTGGATGTGCTCACGGGCACGAGAGCGAGGCTCGAGAGGAGCTTCCATGGCATGGATGAGCTTCTTGAGGAGGAGATTGAGAAGCACATGCATGGAGGAAGCCGAGATGACTTCATTGGTGTTCTTCTCGAGCTTCAGAAGGATTTAAGCCTTGGATTCCCCCTCACAAAAGATCATATCAAAGGCATCGTCATG AATGTGTTCGTTGGTGGATCAGACACCTCTGCATCTACCTTAGAATGGGGAATGACTGAGCTCATGAGGAACCCAATGGTTCTGAAGAAAGCCCAAGATGAAGTTAGAGGACTGCTTGGAAACAAAGGGAAGGTGGAAGAGGATGACGTTCAACAACTTCGTTATCTCAAGCTCATAATTAAAGAAGTTCTTCGATTGCACCCTCCTGCTCCATTGCTGATTCCTCATGAATGCATGCAAGATTGCAAGATAAAAGGATATAACATTCCTAAGAAGACGAGGGCATACATAAATGTATGGGCTATTAGTAGGGATTCCCGGTATTGGCTTGATGCAGAAGCCTTCATCCCTGAAAGGTTTGAGGACAATGATATCAATTTCAAGGGGCAACACTTTGAGTTGATACCTTTTGGGagtggccgaaggatatgcccaggCATGTCATTGGGTATAGTTTCTGCCGAGCTTGCACTTGCCAATCTTCTCTATAAGTTCAATTGGGATTTGCCTAACGGAATGAGCAAAGAAGATATGGACATGGAAGAGCAATTTGGTTTGGTAATTCACCGGAAATCACCTCTTATTCTAGTGGCAACCCCAACATCTATCGCTGCCTAG